One region of Archocentrus centrarchus isolate MPI-CPG fArcCen1 chromosome 6, fArcCen1, whole genome shotgun sequence genomic DNA includes:
- the LOC115781862 gene encoding receptor-interacting serine/threonine-protein kinase 3-like — protein sequence MALQTESIGNESLENWKPIGSGGFGEVYKARHKIWKHDVAIKLLHHAAGDGELHKEANYMDKVSCDSVLRVHGMYKGCPPDGRTSTHLGIVMEFMERGSVESLLKALSGPPPWPLAFRLAHEVALGMNFLHCNNILHHDLKPSNVLLNGDLHAKLADFGLSRVSTSALSSSEERTEVKGGTYKYMPPEAFNASYQPVRTLDIYSYGILLWSIVCGKEPFPDATLALLELRIPKGDRPPCTEIDQTKAEGLKELVDLMNRCWDGKPSNRPKFKECLEVTEAVFSKHKNGIHDAVGQVKKILDNQHSSSSSGSTPEMSGQSESNDTVDARSAMEVTPPSNRRSNTSRQSDVIPKTPGQPANDTVDVPLQNSVSSSARNLTPADKAKFVDKNRAKLIQEVSEVLAIAEELEDMVHPEAYLSIEAKSTSQDKMRELYGRTLRSGGEKVKAAFFDALKNHHKELVERLVPKQL from the exons ATGGCACTGCAGACTGAGTCAATTGGTAATGAAAGCTTGGAGAACTGGAAACCAATTGGCTCTGGTGGATTTGGTGAAGTCTACAAGGCCAGACACAAGATATGGAAGCATGATGTGGCCATTAAGCTACTTCATCATGCTGCTGG GGACGGAGAGCTGCACAAGGAGGCTAATTATATGGACAAAGTGTCCTGTGACTCTGTGCTGAGGGTTCATGGAATGTATAAAGGATGTCCACCAGATGGACGGACATCCACTCATTTGGGAATAGTCATGGAGTTCATGGAGAGAGGATCTGTTGAATCTCTGCTGAAGGCTCTGTCAGGTCCACCACCATGGCCTCTGGCCTTCCGCTTGGCTCATGAAGTCGCTCTAGGAATGAACTTCCTCCATTGCAATAACATTTTGCACCATGACCTAAAGCCAAGCAATGTACTGCTGAATGGTGACCTTCATGCCAAG TTGGCAGATTTTGGTCTATCCAGGGTTTCCACCAGCGCTTTGAGCAGTTCTGAAGAAAGGACCGAAGTGAAAGGAGGCACATATAAGTACATGCCTCCTGAGGCTTTTAATGCATCATATCAACCTGTTCGTACCCTTGACATATACAG CTATGGTATCCTTCTGTGGTCTATTGTTTGTGGAAAAGAGCCTTTCCCAG ATGCCACTCTAGCTCTTTTGGAACTGAGGATCCCCAAAGGGGACAGACCTCCCTGTACTGAAATAGACCAGACGAAGGCAGAAGGACTGAAAGAGCTGGTTGACCTCATGAACAGGTGCTGGGATGGAAAACCATCCAACAGGCCGAAATTTAAAG AATGCCTTGAAGTTACTGAGGCCGTGTTCTCAAAGCACAAGAACGGGATTCACGATGCAGTGGGCCAAGTCAAGAAAATATTG GATAATCAACATTCATCCAGTTCATCTGGTTCTACTCCTGAGATGTCAG gacagTCAGAGTCAAACGACACAGTTGATGCCAGATCTGCTATGGAG GTTACACCACCCAGTAATCGACGGTCCAACACAAGCAGGCAATCTGATGTTATTCCTAAGACGCCAG gacAGCCAGCAAATGATACCGTGGATGTCCCATTGCAG AATTCTGTCAGCAGTTCTGCTAGAAATCTGACTCCTGCAGACAAAG CAAAGTTTGTTGACAAGAACAGGGCGAAGTTAATACAAGAGGTTTCAGAAGTACTTGCAATAGCAGAAGAGCTTGAAGACATGGTCCATCCCGAGGCTTATTTATCGATTGAAGCTAAATCAACAAGCCAAGATAAAATGAGGGAGCTCTATGGAAGGACATTGCGATCAGGAggggaaaaggtcaaagcagcCTTCTTTGATGCTCTTAAAAATCATCATAAGGAACTAGTGGAGAGACTTG TTCCAAAGCAGCTGTGA